The nucleotide sequence GGAATTGTATAAGACGCCTATAAATTCCACCGTTAATTTTATCGACTATCCAATTCTTAATAGAACCGCGACAGAGTACAGTTACAATGGATTAAGTTGTTCATatgttaattagttttaaacgggtcaactttataataagataataatttaattcttgcATATGTGGGGAGAATTCGACGCGTTTTAGCgggttaaatataaaaattatctaagtTCAAATACTAAGGGTAAGATTCAGTGTCGAGACTTGACTGACAATAGACACAGACGCAAACTGTGACTCCCATATGTCAAAATGTAACAACACCTTTGTGATATAGCAGTCATAGTTCTAGGCAGGTCTTGTCTCTTATTTTTACCTTAATTAATGAGCAATTCATTTAACTTTAACAGTAACGTTTTATAACGCGCCAGCGAATTCTcgaattttatgtaatactcAATAAAGGTCcgtaataaatgtgttttttttttaaataagcataAACAAACGCTTATGGTAAAGTATGTAATTACCACAAacgtttaaattaagtttctaTATCCAGttcagtttaaataaaattgaagggtatattattaactaagatacatattataataatatcttagAAAAGTGATGTTAGCTGTGAATCTAGGTCGCCATTTTTGACCGTCTTTGACCTTCaagaaaaagtgttttaaatgtaGGTAGCGTACGCGGGTTTTCTGTCAGTAGAAAGATACCATCCAATGTCTGACCTATTCTACCTACCGACCTTTTCTAAAAAGACTTTAACCGAAGGAGGTATACAAATCAACTTGTAATTCGGAGTCAAATGTCACTTTAATGTAAGACTTCAGTATACGCTTTGCAACGGTCTGaagaactaaaattaaaaaaagaactaaaatttaattatttatggcGATATCGTGTATAAAACACCTTTTCGTGGAATCTAAAATAGTGTGTATGTACAAGAAAGAAGTAAACTGTCAGTGATTATTTcatagcaaaaaaaaatcatgtaggCTAATGAAACATTTGAACACTTTCGTTTTAAACGTGAAAGTAGAAGACATAAATCTATCTGTCTAGGCTTTGATTATAGTAATTACGAGGCCTTTAAATAACCGTACAATTACGCCtttagtatttttgtaattactcAGTCATCAATTTCATTCAATTTGAGTTTGAATAGCTTCTGGAATTCCATTCCATTTAGATTCCACACTGAATTTCCATGGCGATGCTGAAATGATACTTATTGTACAGCTTACTAGTAGTTTACGAAAtgtgtgtttaaaatttatatgtattgaatgTCAGgagaatatgtatgtatgaacAAGCTGCACtagataactaaatatatgcGAGGGAAGAACCTAACAACCTTACGGTTCTTTAAGGCCCACAGACGTACCCTAACACATAAATAgtgaatgaattaataaataaataagtacggAATGTCTGCACCAAGAGACTTAAACATTAAGGTAACAGACGGAGCGCAACGGGTAGGATCAAAGGTTCGTGGGGGTGGGTTTATCTCAAAGCTATCGAGCAGATTCACCACGATAATTAAGGTCTTGTAGGAGTCTTCGCCACTTTGAGAGAAAGTGATAAATGAATAAGTCTTAATTTATGAATCCTCCCTTTGTCACAAATCACAATCAATCACcctaaaaaacaaacaaatctaTTTTCAATTACCGCTTAATACCACGATTAGTATATacgtatatgtaaataatttttattacaaaaaacaataatttaatttaattcactttttgaaataataaacaaatacattatcatttatttaatgttatttgttaataagatCATCAAGAACGTCCTTACTTTTAGTCAATCATTCAAATTTGGTGAGAAAAGATGCTACAGACTTAAGACGTATATAAAACCCTCGGAACTCCAAACAATAGTATTCACAACTCACATCATTGACCTTAGCCGTGACTGAGGGAGACGGCTATATCTAAATAGTCTACATCAGAGCAGGATGGTTAACATCCTAACTGGTTGGTTTTGTGACGTGTTATGTTATCGTAACTTGAAGGAAGTGGAACACTGAACGAGCGCTGAATGCGGTCTGTCGTTGTAGGGACACCGACAGCGCCGGACCGTTTTTTGTGGTCTATAAAAACCACGTGGCCGGCAttttaaacctaaaaagtGAGTACATAACTCGATTGCTCTTTAAACGGCCTATTATTCGTATTATACAATAAGTGGCtacaatttttcaatatgtgaTCATTGACACGCGGTGTGCTTGGTTAGTTGTGAATTAACTTTAAGTATCgatacatgttttatttaattagaattcAATTATACTACATctcgtttatataatttatctattatatatctacTGAAATCCGATGAAATGTCAGATTTTACGATTTGAAAATTTCACGCAACATTTTACCTTATGTTCATAGACATAAGTTAAAACCATAGTTATTTTGAGGTAACTTGTAGGTTAACAGCTAATtctgcaattttttatttcgtacaTATTTGAGTCCTGAATTCACAGATCGCCACTATATTAGCACCTAATACACCtactttttttagtttttataaaatttaatatggtATTTCAATCAAAAAATACACTTCTATTTCCTTccttattttgaaataagtaTTGATAATATCAGTATGCATTTTACTATAGGAACTTCTGTTTTAGTTATAATCAACTGGAAAGTTGATTTGACCATAGATACTACTACGGTGGTAATAACAATGATTAGTGGTACCACAGTATTTGGTGACGTTGATCTTCTTACACGTTAACCATACATTTCAGAGTACGAATtctagaatttttaataaacgaagAATTGTTGTAATGAAgatagtatacatatatttctagaatagtatacataaaattattcactCTTGGGTCGTGGGGTTCCAGTGCAAAGGCGCTAATCAAAGATATAAGTTTGCGCCTGGTATAAtttgtagatagtaccggtggcCCCAGAGCTTGTGGTATCCTCGCTTAACGATTAAGTATAGAAAACAGCGAGCAAGTACTACCAGTAAGGTACACCGTGACATCtctataaatttgttttaagtttctatttatattgtattgttgtaggttaagaaatttataaataatatgtcaaaaatatctttatatgtataaggttttaatgataaaatcaccttgatattatatctataactTTAGGTAGAAAATGATCagcctttaaataaattataatttagatgTAAAATAGACGCACCAAAATTTAGAATGCAGGATTGTAAAATGTccaaaatgttattttcaaaatgtcaaaattaataaaaaatgttttttacagTAAGCAATATTAACTTGCTTTAAGACTAGTTTTGTCTACGACTGTCCTCGCGACCTTACCAAAAACTAGACCCGTTACATAcggtattttttctatatgaataaatactttaacagGTTAGTTCTCAAATGGTTACATCTTCGGACCAGCGATGGGATATATATGAGCAAATAAAACAGTGATCTACTTATATAAACATTCTTTATAAttagtgttattatttaattactagtagattcaaaaagaaaataactcATAATGAGTCAGTTTATATGTAattcaaatatgaatataCCTCTTCGTCAACTTAACTGATTCTTGGATAGCGAAGgacaatttaaaagaaaacagtgAAATACTGGTAATACGCAACGTCGCCttcacacaaaaatatatctccaatataagaaatattcattaattgaGTAAAAATATGCAATGTCGATTCCAGAGAAGTGTTATAAGAAagacaaaaattgtttattattactttatttgccttacaattatttaatatagatacgGCTAAACAGACCATAGGAACTGAGTAGACACAGTGTTATGGGGATAATGGGCCTGGTATCGTATTACAAAGTAGgcttttttgtgaatttttactCATTCTGTATAAGAATCATTCAAACATTGTAAAGTCTTGTGAATACGGTCTTACTCATACACCTATAGGTGGTCCCCTGACGCCAATTGTAGCTTTTTCTTGCccttattttaaagattttattacgCTCAAAAccctaatttatattaactaatgTTACAATTACTTACTGCATGAAACCTAATACTAGTTGCACTGTCACCTGTATTAAAGCATAATACAGTTGTAATTTGAACAAGTCATGTCAGTAACCCtgatcaaaaaatattaacttagcatcgtagaaatatatatttctccatataaaaaaaatcttaatgaaataaatgaactaatatttatttttctatatgttatttttttgtatattatgttttatgtatctCCAAGGAGCACATTAAAAGCCGCAACTACAACCGCAATGCTCTCGCTGTACTAACTCACCACggattctatttataaataatttttcttaaaataaaaattaattaaataaattgtattaaattattattttatttcaggaaAAAATGTGCGACAATAATGAGCTGAGTTGTGAAGTCGGGCCGCCATGCAGCCTGGTCCTAGCTGATGGATCAGTCTTTCAGGGTCGTAGTTTTGGAGCCCAAGTACCTGTTGAAGGGGAAGTTGGTAAGTGAAACATCTTGCTTTAGgtcttaacaatttttttttatttttttaggtagattttaacataaaaaaactaaatttttctgATCTGTGCCGacctttttgtaaatgtaagtGTAAGATTGTAAGTAATGTGACTTTTTGTTAAGTAATTAGTCACACTTTATTTAggccttttttattaaaaatgctgataatatatatactgaaTATTAtcactttataattatttcttatttattagctGTCTATACGTCCTTGTAGGCATTGGTCAAAAGAGGTTTATCCTGTAAGATATGACTATATTTTACACCTCTTGCACGTGACTGAATTGATGATGACTGACACAACAATTAGTAGttgtaaaattgttaatgaaagaaaaaaccGCCATAGCGAatagtttaaactttaaagctattttaagaattttcacGGAATACTTTCAAAATAACATCCGATATTAGTTTCATCAAGGCAGCTTGTAAAAgctaagttataattatttgaattagtgACTGATGACGGTtctataaatcatttataatattttcaaaattaaataaaaccgttaagtatttaaaacaaaattttatacaaattaaaaacttgttttagaataataatcataactGTGATAAGAGTTTAAGGAACTTTGTTCTACTTATTGTTAATCTGATAAAACTGGTATAGTTACGTGAAGGTCagaatcaattttaaatatttatcaaggtTTTTAACCTGTCTTCCTATGTCTGAATCCGATTTTTGATACGAGAGATACGGACTTTGTATCGTGAAGTACGGTTAggttcaaacaaaataaatcaatggcgctacaaccgtTTTAGGTCCtaagcctcagatttatgtatctgttttatgatcatttgttaatctaataggcatgtaGGTGCCTGACGCACCTCCttaactttttgggtctgaggCAAGCCgatttcttcacgatgttttccttcaccgttcgagcgaatgtagaatgcgcacatagaaaaaaaatcattgttgcacagccagggatcgaacctacgacctcagggatgagagtcgaacGCTGAAGCCACAAGACCAACATTACTGTGCTTgggataaattatatttttctcaaATTCCAACCAAATCCTcctaatgtattttgtatatgaGGTATCCTATGTGTGTGtgtctttttgtttgttttcttcGATGTAATAGGCATGAAGCATGAAGCTATTCACCTCCCATTAAAAATACTCCTGATGTcgtttgtataattatttttcggTTTGTAtcaaattctaaaatttatgttggaagcttcaaaaaatttaaaatttaaaagaagcCTAATTATGAATACCACACCTATTAATAAGTTTCTGCTGTTTACCAACATTTGTATAACAACATTTGTAAAACATCTTAGGatttagaaacattttattcgtgtAAAAATTCCCGTATCGCTCCAAATCGGATACCAGACTCTGGGTTGACATTTGAAAGCTCAACTgctatgttatattaatttgtagcAATCTATTCCAGTATTTCAAACTGGTATGGTGGGATACCCGGAATCCCTAACAGACCCGTCCTACCACGCGCAGTTGCTAGTACTGACCTATCCCCTTGTCGGTAACTACGGGGTGCCAGATGAGAACGACTATGATGAACATGGCTTACCCAGGTtagttacaaattaaatttttcgtttACAATATGCATTAGAATTTACGAATGCCatgacatttataaattaaaaataaataaataattatgacattgaattggttcggaagtTCCATAGAAAAAAACACCTTTGGAAAATTTACGCAATGTGTCCCTCTTCATCCTTACAAGACTTAAATTTTACAGTATGATAtatttggtaaaaacaaagCTAGGCAGATATTTATAGttgcaattttataaaaaaaatatttcttatcacAGAACGGGGCACGCCCATTATCCATCTTCCCatacgtaaaataaaagataaatataatactaaacacctttatataatacaagatattaatttatttataaaagttcaATCTACTCTATATGTTACAAgctacattttataaaatatatgacaattatggcaaacataaaatttatgtttgccataattgaaaaaaaaatacaacaaaacagcgaattacgtACTCGTATCAGATAGGCacttaacaatgttttttttaattgatcaaCCCACTACCAAATATGTGAatgtataagtattatttattctgttGAATTCGCGAAGAATTCGAATCAGATGTAGGTATATTTAACATCTGAAGTAAtagcataattattaattaaatataaattttaaaaaaaattccagATTTTTCGAATCTACCCGCATATGGGCAGCAGCTCTCATTGTTGGCCAAGTTAGCACCGCAGCATGTCATTGGCGAGCTAAAAAATCATTAGGCAAATGGCTAGCTAGTAAGGGTGTACCTGGATTATGCGAAATTGATACTAGGGCTCTTACAATACGACTTCGAGAAGGTGTGACTTTGGGTAGAATAGTCCAAGGTGTGCCCCCTTTTAAAGTAATGGCACCTTTGACTGATCCCAATACGAGGAACTTGGTTGCAGAAGTTTCTATTCAGGTAAGTTTTATGTCACAATCCTCTGTGTGAAGTAAGTTACCTAAAGTTCTATATACCAAGCGTATATTCCTGCTCtcagcaaaaataaaataatttggtaatattttttccgAAAGTTTCACGAGTTATCTACAAAACTACTTAAACTTTTTCTACTAAAATCTTTTTCTGTTGACCAAAATAAAGTTACCAAagatttaagataatatttgtttgGGGTATAGAATTCCagcatttaattattcattaaaattattcagcaAAAAAGTGGCAGAAATTAGTCTAATGCTGTCCATGTGCTATATAGGGGAGCTCCACACTCCAAATTGAActcagaattttataatacctttaataaaaattattatttttaggaaCCACGGATATTTAATCCTAAAGGAGATATAACCATAGTGGCTGTGGATTGtggattaaaatataatcaaattagatgtttaataaaaagaaatgcaAAAGTGATATTAGTGCCAtggaattataaatttgatacAGATCAATATGACGGAATTTTCATTAGTAATGGGCCCGGTGATCCAGAGGTTTGCAAGGTGACGGTAGACAATTTGCGACAGAGACTACAggacaaaaaaaatgttaagccAATCTTCGGTATTTGCTTGGGTCATCAGTTATTGGCTACTGCAGCGGGCTGTAACACATACAAAACTcggtaataaacatttatatctgTAAACTTCCTAATAACACGCTGAGGCGGTAGCTTTACAATTATCatctagattttttatataatttggtcTTTAGTCTTAGtgattaatagattttattaaaatacttttagctCATCCTTAAATTGCTTGCAAGAAGCTACTCatcataaaaaaagaaatcaaaacTTCAATGTTCACATTTCAGATACGGAAATCGTGGACACAATCTGCCTTGTACGCACAATGGAACAGGCCGCTGTTTTATGACGTCACAGAACCACGGTTTCGCCGTAGATGCTAAGACTCTACCAGAGAACTGGGATATACTTTTTACTAATGAGAACGATAAAACTAATGAAGGCATTTCTCATAAATCTTTACCATACTTCAGCGTTCAGTTTCATCCTGAACATACAGCGGGACCAACCGATTTAGAATgtctttttgatatttttatcgatttagtaaagttatacaaaaacaaaaagcaaGCTGTTGTTAATGAATTGATTATAgagaaactaaaatatacacCTATATTACAAGATAGAcctaaaaaagtattaatattggGGTCTGGAGGGCTTTCAATAGGACAAGCTGGTGAATTTGACTATTCAGGTTCGCAAGGTGTAAAAGCTATGCAAGAAGAAAAGATTCAAACTGTCTTGATCAACCCTAATATTGCGACAGTTCAAACATCGAAAGGATTAGCGGATAAAGTATACTTTCTTCCAATTACTCCTGAATATGTTGAACAAGTTATTAAAGCCGAGCGCCCAACTGGTGTCTTACTTACTTTTGGAGGTCAAACAGCCCTTAATTGTGGTGttgaattagaaaaaaacaaaatatttgataagtaTAACGTTAATGTACTAGGTACTCCAATACAATCTATCGTTGACACAgaagatcgaaaaatattcgCTGAAAAAATTAACGCTATAGGAGAAAAAGTAGCACCAAGTGCTGCAGTTTCATCTGTAGAAGAAGCTTTAGCAGCAGCGTTGCAAATCGGTTATCCAGTGATGGCACGCTCTGCTTTCTCTCTTGGTGGCTTAGGATCAGGTTTTGCAAACAACGAAGAAGAACTTAGAGTACTAGCTCATCATGGTTTGTCACATTCTGAACAGTTAATCATtgataaatctttaaaaggcTGGAAAGAAGTTGAATATGAAGTTGTAAGAGATGCATATGATAACTGCATCACGGTCTGCAATATGGAAAACGTAGATCCATTGGGTATTCATACAGGTGAATCAATCGTTGTTGCGCCAAGCCAAACGTTATCTAATCGTGAATATTACATGTTACGTAATACGGCTATTAAGGTAATAAGACACTTTGGGATAGTCGGTGAATGTAATATTCAATATGCCTTAAACCCCAATTCAGAAGAGTTTTTTATCATAGAGGTGAATGCACGATTGTCCCGAAGTTCTGCATTAGCTAGCAAGGCTACTGGTTACCCTCTAGCATATGTAGCTGCTAAATTAGCCTTAGGTATACCACTACCTGTTATTAAAAACTCTGTTACTAGTGTGACCACAGCCTGTTTTGAACCAAGTTTGGATTATTGTGTAGTGAAAGTACCCCGATGGGATTTAGCCAAATTCAATAGAGTTAGTACTAAAATCGGAAGTTCTATGAAAAGTGTAGGCGAAGTGATGGCTATTGGCAGAAGTTTTGAGGAAGCTTTTCAAAAGGCTTTGCGAATGGTGGATGAAAATGTAAATGGTTTTGAtccttacataaaaaaagttaacgATAACGACTTAAGAGAACCTACAGATAAAAGAATGTTTATATTAGCAGCAGCCTTAAAAGAGGGAtattcagtaaataaattatatgaattgaCTAAAATAGATCCTtggtttttgaataaaatgaaaaatattatagattattatGGTAATCTTGAGGCAATAAATGGTTCTATGACCCCAGAAATACTTAAACAAGCGAAGAAAATAGGGTTTTCTGATAAGCAAATCGCTGCAGCTGTTAAAAGTACAGAACTTGCTGTTCGAAAATTAAGAGAAGAATACAAGATCACCCCATTCGTAAAGCAGATTGACACTGTAGCTGCCGAATGGCCAGCTTccactaattatttatatatgacgTACAACGGTTGTACACACGACTTAGAATTTCCAGGGGAATTTACTATGGTCCTTGGATCTGGTGTTTACAGAATTGGCAGTTCAGTTGAATTTGATTGGTGTGCTGTTGGTTGTTTAAGAGAATTGAAGAATCAaggaaagaaaacaataatggTAAATTATAATCCGGAAACAGTCAGTACGGATTACGACATGAGTGACAGATTATACTTTGAAGAAATTTCCTTTGAAGTTGTTATGGATATCTACAATATTGAACACCCAGATGGCGTCATTTTGTGTATGGGAGGCCAGTTACCTAACAATATTGCCATGGACTTACATAGACAACAAGCGGTTATATTAGGTACATCACCAGACATGGTAGACAATGCTGAGAATAGATTCAAATTTTCTAGAATGTTAGATCGCAGAGGTATATTGCAACCGCGATGGAAAGAACTGACAAATTTAGAATCGGCTATCAGTTTTTGCGAGGAAGTGGGATACCCATGTTTGGTTCGCCCATCTTATGTTTTAAGTGGTGCTGCTATGAATGTAGCTTTCTCAAACCATGAGCTAGAAACTTATCTTAAATCAGCAAGTCAAGTAAGTAAGGACTATCCGGTGGTTATTTCGAAGTATATTCTGGATGCCAAAGAAATTGATGTTGATGTTGTAGCCGCTGATGGAATATTACTTTGTATGGCTGTATCAGAACACGTTGAAAATGCTGGTGTTCACTCCGGTGATGCGACGCTGGTTACGCCTCCACAAGATATAAATAAGGAAACATTAGAAAAGATAAAAGATATAGCCAGAATTATCGCCGAAACTTTAGATGTCACAGGGCCATTTAATATGCAACTTATAGCGAAAGACAACGAACTGAAAGTGATTGAATGTAACGTGCGAGTATCAAGATCATTTCCGTTTGTATCTAAGACACTGGATCATGATTTTGTAGCTATGGCCACAAAAGTAATCCTTGGAATTCCTGTGGAACCCGTAGATGTAATGAGTGGCTGTGGAAAAGTTGGAGTAAAAGTTcctcaattttctttttcacgACTGTCTGGCGCTGATGTTACCTTAGGAGTCGAAATGGCTTCAACTGGAGAGGTAGCTTGCTTTGGCGAAAATCGGTATGAAGCTTATTTGAAGTCACTTATGAGTACTGGATTCAGAATACCGAAAAAGGCGATTTTGCTGTCCATAGGAACCTACAAGGTAAATAGTTCATTCCttacaacattaattatttttatgaggttgtgaattcattaattattaaaaatacagtaacaaTCATCATATACTTTTCCAGCATAAAATGGAACTATTGCCTAGTGTGCGCGTGCTACAAAGCATGGGATACAAATTATATGCAAGCATGGGAACAGGAGATTTCTACACAGAGCACGGAATCGATGTaagtacatatacattatacttaatataa is from Pieris rapae chromosome 7, ilPieRapa1.1, whole genome shotgun sequence and encodes:
- the LOC110992680 gene encoding CAD protein isoform X1, which produces MCDNNELSCEVGPPCSLVLADGSVFQGRSFGAQVPVEGEVVFQTGMVGYPESLTDPSYHAQLLVLTYPLVGNYGVPDENDYDEHGLPRFFESTRIWAAALIVGQVSTAACHWRAKKSLGKWLASKGVPGLCEIDTRALTIRLREGVTLGRIVQGVPPFKVMAPLTDPNTRNLVAEVSIQEPRIFNPKGDITIVAVDCGLKYNQIRCLIKRNAKVILVPWNYKFDTDQYDGIFISNGPGDPEVCKVTVDNLRQRLQDKKNVKPIFGICLGHQLLATAAGCNTYKTRYGNRGHNLPCTHNGTGRCFMTSQNHGFAVDAKTLPENWDILFTNENDKTNEGISHKSLPYFSVQFHPEHTAGPTDLECLFDIFIDLVKLYKNKKQAVVNELIIEKLKYTPILQDRPKKVLILGSGGLSIGQAGEFDYSGSQGVKAMQEEKIQTVLINPNIATVQTSKGLADKVYFLPITPEYVEQVIKAERPTGVLLTFGGQTALNCGVELEKNKIFDKYNVNVLGTPIQSIVDTEDRKIFAEKINAIGEKVAPSAAVSSVEEALAAALQIGYPVMARSAFSLGGLGSGFANNEEELRVLAHHGLSHSEQLIIDKSLKGWKEVEYEVVRDAYDNCITVCNMENVDPLGIHTGESIVVAPSQTLSNREYYMLRNTAIKVIRHFGIVGECNIQYALNPNSEEFFIIEVNARLSRSSALASKATGYPLAYVAAKLALGIPLPVIKNSVTSVTTACFEPSLDYCVVKVPRWDLAKFNRVSTKIGSSMKSVGEVMAIGRSFEEAFQKALRMVDENVNGFDPYIKKVNDNDLREPTDKRMFILAAALKEGYSVNKLYELTKIDPWFLNKMKNIIDYYGNLEAINGSMTPEILKQAKKIGFSDKQIAAAVKSTELAVRKLREEYKITPFVKQIDTVAAEWPASTNYLYMTYNGCTHDLEFPGEFTMVLGSGVYRIGSSVEFDWCAVGCLRELKNQGKKTIMVNYNPETVSTDYDMSDRLYFEEISFEVVMDIYNIEHPDGVILCMGGQLPNNIAMDLHRQQAVILGTSPDMVDNAENRFKFSRMLDRRGILQPRWKELTNLESAISFCEEVGYPCLVRPSYVLSGAAMNVAFSNHELETYLKSASQVSKDYPVVISKYILDAKEIDVDVVAADGILLCMAVSEHVENAGVHSGDATLVTPPQDINKETLEKIKDIARIIAETLDVTGPFNMQLIAKDNELKVIECNVRVSRSFPFVSKTLDHDFVAMATKVILGIPVEPVDVMSGCGKVGVKVPQFSFSRLSGADVTLGVEMASTGEVACFGENRYEAYLKSLMSTGFRIPKKAILLSIGTYKHKMELLPSVRVLQSMGYKLYASMGTGDFYTEHGIDVESVQWTFDHIGDLDDARSDGELMHLADFMARKQLDLVINLPMSGGARRVSSFSTHGYRTRRLAVDYAVPLVTDVKCAKLLVQAMLRCGGVPLMKTHTDCMTSRNIIKLPGFIDVHVHVREPGATYKEDFDSCTASALAGGITMICAMPNTNPPVIDRTSYDYVAALSRVSARCDYALFVGASTSNTDSAAELAPQAAALKMYLNETYTTLTLDDMTVWQKHLQNWPKKVPICAHAEKEKTGAIILMASLLDRPIHICHVARKEEIMIIKAAKERGLKVTCEVCPHHLFLSTRDMDRIGFGRAEVRPVLCSPEDQEELWKNMDIIDIFATDHAPHSVEEKNSEKPPPGFPGLETILPLLLNAVHEGRLTMEDLINKFHRNPRKIFNLPEQPNTYVEVDMDYEWTIPEAMEFTKSKWTPFAGMHVCGSIHRVTLRGEIAYVEGQILVPPGFGQNVRDWPAPKKQTFPIYPIEKLEKETSRPNSALDFHSSLDISKYSDYELDQPETVKTDNKLNVHFNESTGLRSTSPLPPQTTTRQRCDSTSIYPPQVTSSHRQRSDLFGKSILTVDTFSKDTLNDIFNLAQYMKTNVSKGRCLDDLLRGKVMASIFYEVSTRTSCSFSAAMQRLGGSVIHTDATNSSAKKGETLEDSVAVMASYSDIVVLRHPEPGAVARASRHCRKPIINAGDGVGEHPTQALLDIFTIREEIGTVNGLTITMVGDLKNGRTVHSLARLLTLYQVQLQYVSPPGLGMPKHIMDYVASKGVPQRVYEKLEDTLADTHVLYMTRIQQERFESQEEFEKIRGLLVVTPQLMTRAKRRMVVMHPLPRIDEISPEFDTDPRAAYFRQAEYGMYVRMALLAMVASVNPLI